In Drosophila santomea strain STO CAGO 1482 chromosome 2L, Prin_Dsan_1.1, whole genome shotgun sequence, a single window of DNA contains:
- the LOC120458862 gene encoding uncharacterized protein LOC120458862 isoform X1, translating to MWSLSPRLFKSPERKQRLVKFQVEDGSVVGMENPQKTRRIHQLAQIGDDLTATLERPSKTYSSERLISLTKLEKEDKKEEDFWELKKVFQKMDLSDQILLYRSFRLLPAACCTLWRITRKRLDFRTLHKDLGEESQKHLLVHMMDHFKYAYFVADKLQENLNVLERAGVKSLISVQHCELLMEENSVTKVKASTHPAGGDSAGSRMAQWPLHALPKLMRNLRRLKANCEIQVHFIEHFQDLELLVLYGFISQTALTGILERCHKLARLFLRFDCDTLSLKFIDKCSSLRDLSLTTGLFAHQKDLVMKLTALRLLELTQCQTRYRLTLESLQFILNRRSDSVELIQIDCKGFRDPNWMMEVGLDRCSRLRGLVLANCYFCDREISRLSFPKVQKYIALTNCHDIKDYQLLDVVRNCPGLNDIYLIDCPHLSWKVLQGIYRIRKSENLSYPITVILSQCSELREAYQSMYSNYWCFKLSYLRIERVIQQCQPITDIQIFFNNSK from the exons ATGTGGAGTCTTAGTCCTAGATTATTTAAGAGTCCAGAGAGGAAACAGCGTTTGGTAAAGTTCCAAGTTGAAGACGGCTCTGTGGTCGGGATGGAAAATCCTCAGAAAACCCGTCGAATTCATCAGTTAGCCCAAATTGGAGACGACTTGACTGCCACTTTGGAAAGACCATCGAAAACCTATTCATCTGAAAGATTAATTTCCCTAACGAAACTTGAGAAAGAAGACAAGAAAGAGGAGGACTTCTGGGAGCTGAAGAAGGTTTTTCAAAAAATGGACCTGTCCGACCAGATCCTCCTCTACCGCTCCTTTCGCCTTTTGCCCGCCGCCTGCTGCACCCTTTGGCGTATTACCAGGAAACGTCTCGACTTCCGTACTCTTCACAAGGATCTCGGCGAGGAGTCCCAGAAACATCTTCTTGTCCACATGATGGATCATTTTAAGTACGCTTACTTCGTCGCAGATAAACTACAG GAAAACCTTAATGTTTTAGAAAGAGCAGGAGTGAAGTCGCTAATCTCTGTGCAACACTGCGAATTGCTAATGGAAGAGAATTCAGTAACGAAAGTTAAGGCAAGTACTCACCCCGCTGGAGGAGATTCAGCGGGAAGTAGAATGGCCCAGTGGCCACTGCATGCTCTGCCCAAACTAATGAGAAATTTGCGCCGACTTAAGGCCAACTGCGAAATCCAGGTGCACTTCATCGAACATTTTCAGGATCTGGAGTTACTAGTACTGTATGGCTTCATTTCGCAGACTGCTCTCACGGGGATTTTAGAACGGTGCCATAAATTGGCCAGATTATTCCTTCGATTCGATTGCGATACCTTGAGCTTGAAGTTTATCGATAAGTGTTCCAGTCTGAGAGACTTATCTTTGACCACAGGACTGTTTGCCCACCAAAAGGACCTTGTCATGAAACTGACTGCTCTTCGCTTGCTGGAGTTGACACAATGTCAAACGAGATATCGGCTGACATTAGAGAGCCTGCAATTTATACTGAACCGACGAAGTGACTCTGTGGAACTCATTCAAATAGATTGCAAGGGCTTTCGGGACCCCAACTGGATGATGGAGGTAGGTCTCGATCGATGCTCTCGATTGCGAGGATTGGTCCTTGCCAACTGCTATTTTTGTGACCGCGAGATCAGTCGGCTCTCATTTCCAAAAGTTCAGAAATACATTGCTCTAACCAACTGTCATGATATTAAGGATTACCAGTTGCTAGATGTAGTGCGAAATTGTCCCGGTCTCAACGATATCTACTTGATTGACTGTCCACACTTGAGCTGGAAGGTCCTTCAAGGGATTTACCGCATCCGGAAGAGTGAAAATCTCAGCTATCCCATAACCGTGATCCTCAGTCAGTGCTCGGAACTCAGGGAGGCCTATCAGTCTATG TACTCAAACTACTGGTGCTTTAAGCTGTCGTACCTCAGAATAGAACGCGTAATTCAGCAATGTCAACCGATTACAGATATTCAGATT
- the LOC120458862 gene encoding uncharacterized protein LOC120458862 isoform X2, translated as MWSLSPRLFKSPERKQRLVKFQVEDGSVVGMENPQKTRRIHQLAQIGDDLTATLERPSKTYSSERLISLTKLEKEDKKEEDFWELKKVFQKMDLSDQILLYRSFRLLPAACCTLWRITRKRLDFRTLHKDLGEESQKHLLVHMMDHFKYAYFVADKLQENLNVLERAGVKSLISVQHCELLMEENSVTKVKASTHPAGGDSAGSRMAQWPLHALPKLMRNLRRLKANCEIQTALTGILERCHKLARLFLRFDCDTLSLKFIDKCSSLRDLSLTTGLFAHQKDLVMKLTALRLLELTQCQTRYRLTLESLQFILNRRSDSVELIQIDCKGFRDPNWMMEVGLDRCSRLRGLVLANCYFCDREISRLSFPKVQKYIALTNCHDIKDYQLLDVVRNCPGLNDIYLIDCPHLSWKVLQGIYRIRKSENLSYPITVILSQCSELREAYQSMYSNYWCFKLSYLRIERVIQQCQPITDIQIFFNNSK; from the exons ATGTGGAGTCTTAGTCCTAGATTATTTAAGAGTCCAGAGAGGAAACAGCGTTTGGTAAAGTTCCAAGTTGAAGACGGCTCTGTGGTCGGGATGGAAAATCCTCAGAAAACCCGTCGAATTCATCAGTTAGCCCAAATTGGAGACGACTTGACTGCCACTTTGGAAAGACCATCGAAAACCTATTCATCTGAAAGATTAATTTCCCTAACGAAACTTGAGAAAGAAGACAAGAAAGAGGAGGACTTCTGGGAGCTGAAGAAGGTTTTTCAAAAAATGGACCTGTCCGACCAGATCCTCCTCTACCGCTCCTTTCGCCTTTTGCCCGCCGCCTGCTGCACCCTTTGGCGTATTACCAGGAAACGTCTCGACTTCCGTACTCTTCACAAGGATCTCGGCGAGGAGTCCCAGAAACATCTTCTTGTCCACATGATGGATCATTTTAAGTACGCTTACTTCGTCGCAGATAAACTACAG GAAAACCTTAATGTTTTAGAAAGAGCAGGAGTGAAGTCGCTAATCTCTGTGCAACACTGCGAATTGCTAATGGAAGAGAATTCAGTAACGAAAGTTAAGGCAAGTACTCACCCCGCTGGAGGAGATTCAGCGGGAAGTAGAATGGCCCAGTGGCCACTGCATGCTCTGCCCAAACTAATGAGAAATTTGCGCCGACTTAAGGCCAACTGCGAAATCCAG ACTGCTCTCACGGGGATTTTAGAACGGTGCCATAAATTGGCCAGATTATTCCTTCGATTCGATTGCGATACCTTGAGCTTGAAGTTTATCGATAAGTGTTCCAGTCTGAGAGACTTATCTTTGACCACAGGACTGTTTGCCCACCAAAAGGACCTTGTCATGAAACTGACTGCTCTTCGCTTGCTGGAGTTGACACAATGTCAAACGAGATATCGGCTGACATTAGAGAGCCTGCAATTTATACTGAACCGACGAAGTGACTCTGTGGAACTCATTCAAATAGATTGCAAGGGCTTTCGGGACCCCAACTGGATGATGGAGGTAGGTCTCGATCGATGCTCTCGATTGCGAGGATTGGTCCTTGCCAACTGCTATTTTTGTGACCGCGAGATCAGTCGGCTCTCATTTCCAAAAGTTCAGAAATACATTGCTCTAACCAACTGTCATGATATTAAGGATTACCAGTTGCTAGATGTAGTGCGAAATTGTCCCGGTCTCAACGATATCTACTTGATTGACTGTCCACACTTGAGCTGGAAGGTCCTTCAAGGGATTTACCGCATCCGGAAGAGTGAAAATCTCAGCTATCCCATAACCGTGATCCTCAGTCAGTGCTCGGAACTCAGGGAGGCCTATCAGTCTATG TACTCAAACTACTGGTGCTTTAAGCTGTCGTACCTCAGAATAGAACGCGTAATTCAGCAATGTCAACCGATTACAGATATTCAGATT
- the LOC120458862 gene encoding uncharacterized protein LOC120458862 isoform X4 → MWSLSPRLFKSPERKQRLVKFQVEDGSVVGMENPQKTRRIHQLAQIGDDLTATLERPSKTYSSERLISLTKLEKEDKKEEDFWELKKVFQKMDLSDQILLYRSFRLLPAACCTLWRITRKRLDFRTLHKDLGEESQKHLLVHMMDHFKYAYFVADKLQENLNVLERAGVKSLISVQHCELLMEENSVTKVKASTHPAGGDSAGSRMAQWPLHALPKLMRNLRRLKANCEIQVHFIEHFQDLELLVLYGFISQTALTGILERCHKLARLFLRFDCDTLSLKFIDKCSSLRDLSLTTGLFAHQKDLVMKLTALRLLELTQCQTRYRLTLESLQFILNRRSDSVELIQIDCKGFRDPNWMMEDYQLLDVVRNCPGLNDIYLIDCPHLSWKVLQGIYRIRKSENLSYPITVILSQCSELREAYQSMYSNYWCFKLSYLRIERVIQQCQPITDIQIFFNNSK, encoded by the exons ATGTGGAGTCTTAGTCCTAGATTATTTAAGAGTCCAGAGAGGAAACAGCGTTTGGTAAAGTTCCAAGTTGAAGACGGCTCTGTGGTCGGGATGGAAAATCCTCAGAAAACCCGTCGAATTCATCAGTTAGCCCAAATTGGAGACGACTTGACTGCCACTTTGGAAAGACCATCGAAAACCTATTCATCTGAAAGATTAATTTCCCTAACGAAACTTGAGAAAGAAGACAAGAAAGAGGAGGACTTCTGGGAGCTGAAGAAGGTTTTTCAAAAAATGGACCTGTCCGACCAGATCCTCCTCTACCGCTCCTTTCGCCTTTTGCCCGCCGCCTGCTGCACCCTTTGGCGTATTACCAGGAAACGTCTCGACTTCCGTACTCTTCACAAGGATCTCGGCGAGGAGTCCCAGAAACATCTTCTTGTCCACATGATGGATCATTTTAAGTACGCTTACTTCGTCGCAGATAAACTACAG GAAAACCTTAATGTTTTAGAAAGAGCAGGAGTGAAGTCGCTAATCTCTGTGCAACACTGCGAATTGCTAATGGAAGAGAATTCAGTAACGAAAGTTAAGGCAAGTACTCACCCCGCTGGAGGAGATTCAGCGGGAAGTAGAATGGCCCAGTGGCCACTGCATGCTCTGCCCAAACTAATGAGAAATTTGCGCCGACTTAAGGCCAACTGCGAAATCCAGGTGCACTTCATCGAACATTTTCAGGATCTGGAGTTACTAGTACTGTATGGCTTCATTTCGCAGACTGCTCTCACGGGGATTTTAGAACGGTGCCATAAATTGGCCAGATTATTCCTTCGATTCGATTGCGATACCTTGAGCTTGAAGTTTATCGATAAGTGTTCCAGTCTGAGAGACTTATCTTTGACCACAGGACTGTTTGCCCACCAAAAGGACCTTGTCATGAAACTGACTGCTCTTCGCTTGCTGGAGTTGACACAATGTCAAACGAGATATCGGCTGACATTAGAGAGCCTGCAATTTATACTGAACCGACGAAGTGACTCTGTGGAACTCATTCAAATAGATTGCAAGGGCTTTCGGGACCCCAACTGGATGATGGAG GATTACCAGTTGCTAGATGTAGTGCGAAATTGTCCCGGTCTCAACGATATCTACTTGATTGACTGTCCACACTTGAGCTGGAAGGTCCTTCAAGGGATTTACCGCATCCGGAAGAGTGAAAATCTCAGCTATCCCATAACCGTGATCCTCAGTCAGTGCTCGGAACTCAGGGAGGCCTATCAGTCTATG TACTCAAACTACTGGTGCTTTAAGCTGTCGTACCTCAGAATAGAACGCGTAATTCAGCAATGTCAACCGATTACAGATATTCAGATT
- the LOC120458862 gene encoding uncharacterized protein LOC120458862 isoform X3: protein MWSLSPRLFKSPERKQRLVKFQVEDGSVVGMENPQKTRRIHQLAQIGDDLTATLERPSKTYSSERLISLTKLEKEDKKEEDFWELKKVFQKMDLSDQILLYRSFRLLPAACCTLWRITRKRLDFRTLHKDLGEESQKHLLVHMMDHFKYAYFVADKLQENLNVLERAGVKSLISVQHCELLMEENSVTKVKANCEIQVHFIEHFQDLELLVLYGFISQTALTGILERCHKLARLFLRFDCDTLSLKFIDKCSSLRDLSLTTGLFAHQKDLVMKLTALRLLELTQCQTRYRLTLESLQFILNRRSDSVELIQIDCKGFRDPNWMMEVGLDRCSRLRGLVLANCYFCDREISRLSFPKVQKYIALTNCHDIKDYQLLDVVRNCPGLNDIYLIDCPHLSWKVLQGIYRIRKSENLSYPITVILSQCSELREAYQSMYSNYWCFKLSYLRIERVIQQCQPITDIQIFFNNSK from the exons ATGTGGAGTCTTAGTCCTAGATTATTTAAGAGTCCAGAGAGGAAACAGCGTTTGGTAAAGTTCCAAGTTGAAGACGGCTCTGTGGTCGGGATGGAAAATCCTCAGAAAACCCGTCGAATTCATCAGTTAGCCCAAATTGGAGACGACTTGACTGCCACTTTGGAAAGACCATCGAAAACCTATTCATCTGAAAGATTAATTTCCCTAACGAAACTTGAGAAAGAAGACAAGAAAGAGGAGGACTTCTGGGAGCTGAAGAAGGTTTTTCAAAAAATGGACCTGTCCGACCAGATCCTCCTCTACCGCTCCTTTCGCCTTTTGCCCGCCGCCTGCTGCACCCTTTGGCGTATTACCAGGAAACGTCTCGACTTCCGTACTCTTCACAAGGATCTCGGCGAGGAGTCCCAGAAACATCTTCTTGTCCACATGATGGATCATTTTAAGTACGCTTACTTCGTCGCAGATAAACTACAG GAAAACCTTAATGTTTTAGAAAGAGCAGGAGTGAAGTCGCTAATCTCTGTGCAACACTGCGAATTGCTAATGGAAGAGAATTCAGTAACGAAAGTTAAG GCCAACTGCGAAATCCAGGTGCACTTCATCGAACATTTTCAGGATCTGGAGTTACTAGTACTGTATGGCTTCATTTCGCAGACTGCTCTCACGGGGATTTTAGAACGGTGCCATAAATTGGCCAGATTATTCCTTCGATTCGATTGCGATACCTTGAGCTTGAAGTTTATCGATAAGTGTTCCAGTCTGAGAGACTTATCTTTGACCACAGGACTGTTTGCCCACCAAAAGGACCTTGTCATGAAACTGACTGCTCTTCGCTTGCTGGAGTTGACACAATGTCAAACGAGATATCGGCTGACATTAGAGAGCCTGCAATTTATACTGAACCGACGAAGTGACTCTGTGGAACTCATTCAAATAGATTGCAAGGGCTTTCGGGACCCCAACTGGATGATGGAGGTAGGTCTCGATCGATGCTCTCGATTGCGAGGATTGGTCCTTGCCAACTGCTATTTTTGTGACCGCGAGATCAGTCGGCTCTCATTTCCAAAAGTTCAGAAATACATTGCTCTAACCAACTGTCATGATATTAAGGATTACCAGTTGCTAGATGTAGTGCGAAATTGTCCCGGTCTCAACGATATCTACTTGATTGACTGTCCACACTTGAGCTGGAAGGTCCTTCAAGGGATTTACCGCATCCGGAAGAGTGAAAATCTCAGCTATCCCATAACCGTGATCCTCAGTCAGTGCTCGGAACTCAGGGAGGCCTATCAGTCTATG TACTCAAACTACTGGTGCTTTAAGCTGTCGTACCTCAGAATAGAACGCGTAATTCAGCAATGTCAACCGATTACAGATATTCAGATT